In Bacillus sp. 2205SS5-2, a single genomic region encodes these proteins:
- a CDS encoding DUF4870 domain-containing protein → METNKLLSSLSYLSIFFAGFIFPLIVLFVTKDKEVKGHAVKALVSHIIPIVGVPFIFLSIILDFNVLSEGSGIPFFMLGGIGLYMLMVIIITIWNVYKGVKVLL, encoded by the coding sequence ATGGAAACGAATAAATTATTATCATCTCTTTCTTATTTGAGTATTTTTTTCGCTGGGTTTATTTTTCCCTTAATTGTGTTGTTTGTGACCAAAGATAAAGAAGTGAAAGGACATGCGGTGAAAGCTTTAGTTTCTCATATCATCCCAATTGTAGGTGTACCATTTATTTTTCTGTCGATCATCTTAGATTTCAACGTATTAAGTGAGGGCAGTGGAATTCCCTTTTTTATGCTTGGTGGAATTGGTCTCTATATGCTGATGGTTATCATTATTACGATTTGGAATGTATATAAAGGAGTCAAAGTACTTCTTTAA
- a CDS encoding DUF4097 family beta strand repeat-containing protein encodes MTEERKRILEMVENGSLSAREALTLLEALDSAEETSKKKEEKLLNDLVIAVNKEKKTDGPTGSSTKEKLMEFISSTIKKVKDMDLDFQLGQHADVSHVFQHTGVTVQQLELDISNGKVEIIPWDQQDVRIECNVRVYRTEKQEEARTMFLKNTTFSIENDKLRFSTQFKWMKADTILYIPKNEYEKLSVRIFNGGLTVKGLQVEDFKFKTANGKLNVEQLYSQSLEAETANGSISIVNSYSRKIEAETINGSITFKGDSQKLDLQSLNGNIQCDVTGDQCETLHAKTVTGSVVLAIGTERSLSGELKSNLGSFKVNQMGITILEEKSELVQKYMRFSKKGLNPHMLHVFADTKTGSISLK; translated from the coding sequence ATGACAGAAGAGCGTAAGCGAATATTAGAAATGGTTGAGAATGGTTCCTTATCGGCACGTGAAGCTCTTACATTGTTAGAAGCCTTAGATTCTGCAGAAGAAACAAGCAAAAAGAAAGAGGAGAAATTACTCAACGATTTGGTTATTGCAGTAAACAAAGAGAAAAAAACAGATGGGCCGACTGGTTCATCCACAAAAGAGAAGTTGATGGAATTTATTTCAAGTACGATTAAAAAAGTCAAAGATATGGATTTGGATTTTCAGCTTGGTCAACATGCGGATGTGTCCCATGTGTTCCAGCATACTGGTGTAACGGTCCAACAATTGGAATTGGATATATCGAATGGAAAAGTGGAGATTATTCCTTGGGATCAGCAGGACGTGCGAATAGAGTGTAATGTTCGTGTGTACCGAACGGAAAAACAGGAAGAAGCCAGAACAATGTTTCTTAAGAATACGACGTTTTCCATTGAAAATGATAAATTACGCTTTTCAACTCAATTTAAGTGGATGAAGGCAGATACGATTCTTTACATCCCAAAGAATGAATATGAAAAGCTGTCGGTTCGAATTTTTAATGGGGGATTAACCGTCAAAGGTTTACAAGTTGAAGACTTTAAATTTAAAACAGCGAATGGGAAGCTGAATGTTGAACAGCTTTATTCACAGTCGTTGGAAGCGGAAACGGCCAATGGATCAATATCTATTGTGAACTCTTATAGCCGCAAAATTGAAGCGGAAACGATTAATGGAAGTATCACCTTTAAAGGAGATAGTCAAAAGCTTGATCTTCAATCTCTCAATGGAAATATTCAATGCGATGTGACCGGAGATCAGTGTGAAACGCTTCATGCCAAAACGGTTACGGGTAGCGTTGTATTAGCGATTGGGACGGAGCGATCACTTAGTGGAGAATTGAAGTCCAACCTAGGAAGTTTTAAAGTTAATCAAATGGGTATTACTATACTAGAAGAGAAAAGTGAACTCGTACAAAAATATATGCGTTTTTCTAAAAAAGGATTAAATCCACATATGCTACACGTTTTTGCAGATACAAAAACAGGTTCTATTTCACTTAAATAG
- a CDS encoding PspC domain-containing protein, which produces MMSLTRSESNKVVFGIIGGLSKKLGMNATLLRIIFAVLVFATGFFPIVFIYIILAWIIPKERG; this is translated from the coding sequence ATGATGTCCTTAACACGATCGGAATCAAATAAGGTCGTCTTTGGTATTATCGGCGGGCTTTCAAAAAAATTAGGAATGAATGCAACGTTATTGCGAATTATTTTTGCAGTATTAGTATTCGCAACAGGCTTTTTTCCAATAGTATTCATCTATATTATCTTGGCATGGATCATCCCGAAAGAAAGGGGGTAA
- a CDS encoding phage holin family protein, protein MKWLFTILINAVLFVALDGYFTSFEVSSLGAAIGASFVLSFLNILVRPILVILTLPVTILTLGFFLFVINAITLLLTDGLMGDSFEISGFGMALLASVILSIVNLVFQKVIFDKDK, encoded by the coding sequence GTGAAATGGTTATTTACAATTTTGATTAACGCGGTGTTATTTGTAGCTCTTGATGGCTATTTTACTTCTTTCGAGGTCTCTAGTCTTGGTGCGGCTATTGGGGCAAGCTTTGTATTGTCATTTCTCAATATTTTGGTGCGCCCTATCTTAGTGATTTTGACGCTGCCAGTGACCATTCTTACATTGGGATTCTTCTTATTTGTTATCAATGCGATCACTTTATTGTTAACCGATGGCCTTATGGGTGATTCTTTTGAAATTTCCGGCTTTGGAATGGCGTTGTTGGCTTCCGTGATTTTATCAATCGTTAACCTTGTCTTTCAAAAAGTGATATTTGATAAAGATAAATAG
- a CDS encoding N-acetylmuramoyl-L-alanine amidase has translation MLDAGHGLTTSGKRTPGGMKEYEFNTQVADYAKNLLSAYEKVIVFFTHSNTRDVPLTERTNNANAKNVNVYVSIHANAYGSGGWNEISGIETYVHPSRPSDALSLGKKIQANLVAASGLSDRGVKTADFHVLRETKMTAVLIECGFMTNRGDAALLKSDRYRKLVAEGIVKALATQYKLKKKKTGLYKVQVGAFSSKANAEQLANQLKQKGFSSYIKCEEA, from the coding sequence ATGCTAGATGCAGGTCATGGTCTGACTACCTCTGGTAAACGTACACCCGGTGGCATGAAAGAATACGAATTCAACACTCAAGTGGCCGATTATGCGAAAAACCTTCTATCCGCTTACGAAAAGGTGATCGTCTTTTTCACTCATTCGAACACTAGGGACGTCCCATTAACAGAAAGAACGAACAATGCCAATGCCAAAAACGTCAATGTCTATGTTTCCATTCACGCTAATGCGTATGGGAGTGGAGGATGGAACGAGATAAGTGGAATCGAAACATATGTGCATCCTTCACGACCTTCAGATGCCCTCTCGTTAGGCAAAAAAATACAAGCAAACCTGGTTGCAGCTTCAGGTTTGTCTGATCGCGGGGTCAAAACGGCCGATTTCCATGTGCTACGGGAAACTAAAATGACCGCCGTTCTTATCGAATGTGGTTTCATGACTAACCGAGGGGATGCGGCGCTATTAAAATCTGATCGCTACCGAAAACTTGTCGCTGAAGGAATTGTGAAAGCTCTCGCTACTCAATATAAACTCAAGAAAAAAAAGACCGGATTATATAAAGTCCAGGTTGGAGCCTTCTCCTCAAAAGCAAATGCCGAACAACTAGCCAATCAACTAAAACAGAAGGGTTTTTCCTCCTACATTAAGTGTGAAGAAGCATAG
- the hprK gene encoding HPr(Ser) kinase/phosphatase encodes MVKVRTNDIIEKFNLDLIAGEEGVHRPITTSDISRPGLEIAGYFNYYPAERIQLLGKTELSFLEKLSEDEREIRMGKLCTDITPGICISRELEVPEELMKAAEKFSVPLMRSAMKTTRFSSRLTNFLESKLAPTTAVHGVLVDIYGVGVMIIGKSGVGKSETALELVKRGHRLVADDCVEIRQEDTDTLIGGSPELIEHLLEIRGLGIINVMTLFGAGAVRTYKRITLVINLEIWDKSKHYDRLGLEEETMRIIDTDVTKLTVPVRPGRNLAVIIEVAAMNFRLKRMGVNAAEQFQERLSGAITSGEQDDHEDY; translated from the coding sequence ATGGTAAAAGTACGGACCAATGACATCATCGAAAAATTCAACTTAGATCTTATAGCTGGGGAAGAAGGGGTTCATCGACCGATTACAACAAGTGACATCTCTCGGCCAGGTCTAGAAATAGCAGGTTATTTTAACTATTATCCAGCGGAGCGAATTCAACTCCTCGGGAAGACAGAGCTTTCTTTTTTAGAAAAACTGAGCGAAGACGAAAGAGAAATTCGAATGGGAAAGCTATGTACGGATATTACTCCTGGAATTTGCATTTCGAGAGAATTAGAAGTCCCAGAAGAATTGATGAAGGCTGCTGAAAAATTTTCTGTGCCTCTTATGCGTTCTGCGATGAAAACAACAAGATTTTCCAGTCGACTAACGAATTTTTTAGAAAGTAAGTTAGCTCCAACAACAGCGGTACACGGCGTACTTGTTGATATTTACGGTGTTGGGGTGATGATTATTGGGAAGAGTGGCGTCGGAAAAAGTGAGACCGCACTAGAACTTGTCAAACGCGGACATCGTTTAGTCGCAGATGACTGTGTAGAAATTCGTCAAGAGGATACGGATACCCTGATTGGAGGGTCACCTGAATTAATTGAACATTTACTTGAAATTCGGGGGCTAGGGATTATTAATGTGATGACTCTATTTGGAGCAGGTGCTGTTCGTACGTATAAACGAATCACACTGGTCATTAATCTAGAAATTTGGGATAAGTCCAAGCATTATGATCGTTTAGGTTTAGAAGAGGAAACGATGAGAATTATCGATACAGATGTAACAAAATTAACGGTACCAGTTCGACCCGGGCGAAATTTAGCCGTGATTATTGAAGTGGCAGCCATGAATTTCCGCTTGAAAAGAATGGGCGTAAACGCAGCCGAGCAATTCCAAGAACGTTTATCGGGAGCGATCACCTCAGGGGAACAAGATGATCACGAAGACTATTAA
- the lgt gene encoding prolipoprotein diacylglyceryl transferase, giving the protein MEPINPIALDLGAIQVRWYGILIGLGIILALYLAIRETKRLGLNPDLFADLLIWAIPASIISARIYYVIFQWEYYSVYPEKIIQIWTGGIAIHGALIGAVVTTIVFAKLKKISFWVLADIAAPSLLVGQAIGRWGNFMNQEAHGGPVTRAFLEGLFLPDWIVNQMYIDGVYYHPTFLYESLWNLAGIILLVIIRRMNPGRGTIFLSYVIWYSVGRFFIEGLRTDSLMLTESLRMAEVISIALIVGAVAVWIYRRQTGKLSVRYDEVNV; this is encoded by the coding sequence ATGGAACCGATTAATCCAATTGCGCTAGATTTAGGTGCCATTCAAGTAAGGTGGTACGGCATTCTTATTGGACTAGGAATAATTTTAGCATTATATTTGGCAATTCGAGAAACAAAGAGATTAGGGCTAAATCCGGATTTATTTGCCGATTTACTGATTTGGGCCATTCCAGCTTCTATCATCTCGGCACGTATTTATTATGTGATTTTTCAGTGGGAGTACTATTCGGTGTATCCTGAAAAAATCATTCAAATTTGGACTGGTGGAATTGCGATTCACGGAGCCTTAATTGGGGCTGTCGTTACAACGATAGTGTTCGCCAAATTAAAAAAAATCTCGTTTTGGGTGTTAGCGGATATTGCTGCACCGAGCTTGCTTGTCGGACAAGCAATAGGCCGCTGGGGAAATTTTATGAATCAAGAAGCTCATGGTGGACCGGTAACAAGAGCGTTTTTAGAAGGATTGTTTTTACCAGATTGGATTGTAAACCAAATGTACATAGACGGGGTTTATTATCATCCTACCTTTCTGTATGAGTCCCTGTGGAATTTGGCGGGGATTATTCTACTTGTTATCATCAGACGAATGAATCCTGGAAGAGGGACCATCTTTTTATCGTATGTGATTTGGTATTCTGTCGGTCGATTCTTTATAGAAGGATTACGAACAGACAGCTTAATGCTGACAGAGAGTTTACGAATGGCAGAAGTGATCTCAATTGCGTTGATTGTCGGGGCAGTTGCTGTTTGGATTTATCGTCGTCAAACCGGAAAGTTATCGGTACGGTACGATGAGGTAAATGTCTAA
- a CDS encoding nucleoside recognition domain-containing protein, with protein sequence MMGSLVKGTKVGLTTTWTLGKIIFPTTLLVTLVQYTPLLPWLIEWISPFMSWFGLSGDAAIPLVLGNFLNLYAAIGGILSLDLTVKEVFIVAMMLSFSHNLLIESSVAVKVGVRLWIILLVRIGLALFSAVVLHLVWDGGSELAQYGFMPSVQADVGSWAMIAAMALQKATFGVLQLALIVIPLMIGIQFLKDLQWLQKFSALLAPFTRRLGMNENTSTTLAAGLLFGLAYGAGVMIQAVKEDGVSKRDVTLAFIFLVGCHAVVEDTLIFLPLGIPVWPLLLIRLGTAIILTWAIGRAWKKKEVSNGKEFTLT encoded by the coding sequence ATGATGGGATCATTAGTAAAGGGGACAAAAGTAGGGCTCACCACGACCTGGACGTTAGGGAAAATTATTTTCCCTACCACTTTATTGGTGACACTTGTGCAATACACTCCGCTACTACCATGGTTGATTGAGTGGATTTCACCATTTATGAGTTGGTTTGGTTTATCAGGAGATGCGGCTATCCCGCTTGTATTAGGTAATTTTTTGAATTTATATGCGGCGATTGGAGGAATTCTATCGCTTGACTTAACGGTAAAAGAAGTCTTTATCGTTGCGATGATGTTGTCCTTTTCCCATAATTTACTGATCGAATCGAGTGTCGCCGTTAAGGTAGGGGTCAGGCTTTGGATTATACTCCTTGTCCGGATTGGCTTAGCTCTCTTTTCTGCTGTAGTTCTTCATCTCGTATGGGACGGAGGGAGTGAACTCGCTCAATATGGGTTTATGCCTTCTGTTCAAGCAGATGTTGGCAGCTGGGCAATGATTGCCGCGATGGCTTTGCAAAAAGCAACCTTCGGGGTATTGCAGTTAGCTCTAATTGTGATTCCATTGATGATCGGTATTCAATTTTTGAAAGATTTACAATGGCTACAAAAATTCTCTGCGTTATTAGCTCCGTTTACGAGAAGGCTAGGAATGAATGAAAATACTTCCACTACTTTGGCTGCGGGATTACTGTTTGGCTTGGCTTATGGAGCGGGTGTGATGATTCAAGCCGTGAAAGAGGATGGAGTGAGTAAGCGAGACGTCACATTGGCGTTTATTTTTCTAGTAGGGTGTCATGCAGTTGTAGAGGATACGCTTATTTTCCTTCCACTTGGAATACCGGTGTGGCCTCTATTATTGATTCGACTCGGAACGGCTATTATCTTAACCTGGGCCATAGGGAGAGCGTGGAAGAAAAAAGAAGTGTCTAATGGAAAGGAATTTACGCTAACATGA
- the ppaX gene encoding pyrophosphatase PpaX, which yields MKNINTILFDLDGTLIDTNELIISSFLHTLNYYFPNDYQREDVLTFIGPPLEESFEKVAPDQVEEMVKRYRAYNLEHHDKLVKEFSGVKETVVALHELGYKLAIVSTKIRSVVIKGLELMNLRPYFDVIIALDDVTNAKPDPEPLYKALEALGSLPEEACMIGDNHHDILAGKNANTTSIGVAWSAKGRGYLEDYHPDYILEEMPDLLDLLGVK from the coding sequence ATGAAAAACATAAACACCATATTATTTGATTTAGATGGAACGCTGATTGATACAAATGAATTAATCATCTCTTCGTTTCTTCATACGTTGAACTATTATTTTCCCAATGATTATCAACGAGAAGATGTGCTGACATTTATTGGACCACCGTTAGAGGAAAGTTTTGAAAAAGTGGCACCGGATCAGGTCGAAGAAATGGTCAAGCGGTACCGGGCGTATAACTTAGAGCATCATGACAAGCTGGTGAAAGAATTCAGTGGTGTAAAGGAAACGGTTGTTGCTCTTCATGAATTGGGCTATAAATTGGCAATCGTATCGACGAAAATTCGCTCAGTAGTAATCAAGGGATTAGAACTTATGAATCTAAGACCGTATTTTGATGTGATTATTGCTTTAGACGATGTAACGAATGCAAAACCAGATCCAGAGCCTCTTTATAAGGCACTAGAAGCATTAGGATCACTCCCGGAGGAAGCTTGTATGATTGGTGATAATCATCATGATATATTAGCGGGCAAAAATGCGAACACCACATCCATTGGTGTTGCATGGTCAGCAAAAGGGAGAGGCTACTTAGAAGACTATCACCCAGATTATATTTTAGAGGAAATGCCCGATTTATTAGATTTATTAGGGGTGAAGTGA
- a CDS encoding acyltransferase gives MRRTTRYEVQGANSLWHVYKTVPFIKVVKNFAVIQLARYTPFLGMKNWMYRTFLHMKIGKQTSFALMVMLDVMFPEKISVGRNTVIGYNTTILAHEYLIKEYRLGEVDIGSEVMIGANCTILPGVKIGDGAIVSAGTLVHQDVPEGSFVGGNPMKIIYSKEELKERWKDDRIYGEMNSIS, from the coding sequence ATGAGGCGTACCACGCGCTACGAAGTTCAGGGAGCTAATTCGCTCTGGCATGTGTATAAGACGGTACCGTTTATCAAGGTTGTAAAAAACTTTGCGGTCATTCAACTGGCGCGATACACCCCTTTTTTGGGGATGAAAAACTGGATGTATCGTACGTTTCTACACATGAAAATAGGGAAGCAAACCTCATTTGCCTTAATGGTGATGCTCGATGTCATGTTCCCAGAAAAAATTTCTGTCGGTCGAAACACGGTCATCGGCTATAATACCACTATCCTCGCGCATGAATATTTAATCAAGGAATATCGTTTGGGTGAAGTGGACATTGGCAGTGAGGTTATGATTGGAGCCAATTGCACAATATTGCCGGGTGTGAAAATAGGAGATGGAGCGATTGTCTCTGCGGGTACGCTGGTGCATCAAGATGTTCCTGAGGGTTCGTTTGTCGGAGGGAACCCGATGAAAATCATTTATAGCAAAGAGGAGTTAAAAGAACGTTGGAAAGATGATCGCATTTATGGAGAAATGAATAGTATTTCGTGA
- a CDS encoding ATP phosphoribosyltransferase regulatory subunit — MTKIFMFEKPLGMRDTFPITYKKIKMIKEEMEKEWTLWGYSFLETPALEYYNTVGMASAIQEEQLFKLLDQEGNTLVLRPDMTAPIARVAASKLLSTRNPLRLAYHSKVYRAQQREGGKAAEFEQLGIECIGDGTISADAEVIALMISSLNGLQLDSFIVSIGHIGFVQSLLNEVLGNDSQVHELQRFLFDKNYVGFETYVQSLSLSSLDKHRLSKLLSLTGKNDCLQIAYDLVCSEEARNALDELSLLWEQLDEYGVATSIKIDLGQVSHMSYYTGLVFEVSANSVGFPIGNGGRYDHLLTKFGKTVAATGFAISMNYLLQALEGTIQPVNECELVLFQEGWRKEALQFVREKRAIGVNVVMQDMNGVEDVGKFITSYQQVYFLNGEGSNRC, encoded by the coding sequence ATGACAAAAATATTTATGTTTGAAAAACCACTTGGAATGAGAGACACCTTTCCAATTACATATAAAAAAATAAAAATGATCAAAGAAGAGATGGAGAAAGAATGGACTTTATGGGGATATTCCTTTTTAGAAACCCCTGCCTTGGAGTATTACAATACAGTTGGGATGGCCTCGGCGATACAAGAAGAACAGTTATTTAAACTATTAGATCAAGAGGGAAACACCCTCGTATTACGTCCAGATATGACAGCCCCGATCGCAAGAGTGGCTGCATCTAAGCTCTTAAGTACGCGTAATCCCCTCCGACTTGCCTATCATTCAAAGGTGTATCGAGCGCAGCAAAGAGAAGGTGGGAAAGCAGCAGAATTTGAGCAATTAGGAATTGAATGCATTGGTGATGGAACAATCAGCGCGGATGCGGAAGTAATCGCTCTTATGATTTCTTCCTTGAATGGCCTGCAATTAGACTCGTTTATAGTATCGATTGGGCATATTGGTTTTGTTCAATCTCTTTTGAATGAAGTGTTGGGAAATGACTCGCAGGTACACGAGTTGCAACGTTTTCTTTTTGATAAAAACTATGTAGGGTTCGAAACATACGTCCAGTCATTATCGCTCTCATCCCTAGATAAGCATCGACTTTCCAAACTTTTATCCCTTACTGGTAAAAATGATTGCTTACAAATAGCTTATGATCTAGTTTGTTCAGAAGAAGCCAGAAACGCATTAGATGAATTATCCTTGTTATGGGAGCAGTTAGACGAATATGGTGTGGCAACCTCAATAAAAATTGATCTTGGTCAAGTTAGCCATATGAGCTATTATACAGGTCTAGTGTTTGAGGTATCTGCCAATTCTGTCGGTTTTCCGATTGGAAATGGAGGGCGTTATGATCATTTACTCACTAAATTCGGAAAAACGGTTGCAGCAACAGGTTTTGCGATCTCAATGAACTATCTTCTGCAAGCACTTGAAGGAACGATCCAACCTGTAAACGAATGTGAGCTTGTTCTGTTTCAAGAGGGATGGAGAAAGGAAGCCCTTCAATTCGTTCGCGAAAAACGGGCAATAGGTGTGAATGTGGTCATGCAGGATATGAACGGGGTAGAGGATGTTGGGAAATTTATAACATCCTATCAACAAGTGTATTTTTTAAACGGAGAGGGTAGTAATAGATGCTAA
- the hisG gene encoding ATP phosphoribosyltransferase has product MLTIAMPKGRIFNEAVKLLDLAGYKLPPAFEDSRKLIIDVDEENLQFILAKPMDVPTYVEYGVADLGVAGKDVLLEEERNVYELLDLHISECYLAVAGLPDTIMNEVAPKIATKYPNVASSFFREQGEQVEVIKLNGSIELAPLIGLADRIVDIVSSGQTLQANGLIEYEKIAHITSRLIVNTVSYRTKSAQISALVQRLCNVIGETGGGHED; this is encoded by the coding sequence ATGCTAACCATTGCCATGCCAAAGGGAAGAATTTTTAATGAAGCAGTCAAATTACTCGACTTAGCGGGATACAAGCTTCCACCCGCATTCGAGGATTCACGAAAGTTGATTATAGATGTAGATGAAGAAAATCTACAGTTTATCTTAGCAAAACCTATGGATGTTCCTACCTATGTAGAATATGGTGTGGCTGATCTTGGGGTTGCAGGAAAAGATGTGCTCTTAGAAGAAGAACGAAATGTATATGAGTTACTCGATTTGCATATAAGTGAATGCTATCTAGCGGTTGCGGGACTTCCAGACACGATTATGAATGAAGTTGCGCCAAAAATAGCGACGAAATATCCGAATGTAGCTTCCTCATTTTTTCGTGAACAAGGAGAACAAGTGGAAGTAATTAAACTAAATGGCTCCATTGAGCTCGCTCCGCTTATTGGGTTAGCTGACCGAATAGTGGATATCGTATCAAGCGGACAAACACTCCAAGCAAATGGATTAATTGAATATGAAAAAATCGCCCATATAACTTCTAGACTCATTGTAAACACCGTTAGCTATCGCACCAAATCTGCGCAAATATCCGCTTTGGTACAACGATTATGTAATGTCATTGGAGAAACGGGGGGAGGGCATGAGGATTGA